A single region of the Nocardioides aquaticus genome encodes:
- a CDS encoding GNAT family N-acetyltransferase, which translates to MLSLEEIFPPFGLRVTSGPIELRVLRDDDLPELVDLVGGGVQPPEQPMPFLHDWHQQPFAPGAPDGFPTTSLAWWWTQRAQFAPAHWRLALTVRRDGELVGMQDLNARDFALTRHVETGSWLGLAHHGRGTGTLMRQLVVGFAFDELGALECGSGFIIGNRASAAVSRKTGYLENGQRRIVQHTRQGEIGVDEQRVVVTPATYVRQDGDVVIEGAEALRRFLAIDR; encoded by the coding sequence ATGCTCTCACTGGAGGAGATCTTTCCCCCGTTCGGACTACGTGTCACCAGCGGCCCCATCGAGCTCCGAGTCCTGCGTGACGACGACCTCCCCGAGCTCGTCGACCTGGTCGGAGGCGGCGTTCAGCCGCCCGAACAGCCCATGCCCTTTCTCCATGACTGGCATCAACAGCCGTTCGCCCCCGGCGCACCTGACGGGTTCCCCACGACGTCGCTGGCCTGGTGGTGGACACAGCGAGCCCAGTTCGCGCCCGCGCACTGGCGCCTGGCACTGACCGTGCGGCGAGACGGTGAGCTCGTCGGCATGCAGGACCTGAACGCTCGAGACTTCGCGCTCACGCGTCATGTCGAAACCGGCTCCTGGCTCGGTCTGGCCCACCATGGACGAGGCACCGGCACCTTGATGCGTCAACTCGTGGTCGGGTTCGCTTTCGACGAGCTCGGCGCTCTGGAGTGCGGTTCCGGCTTCATCATCGGCAACCGCGCCTCGGCGGCTGTGAGCCGGAAGACCGGCTACCTCGAGAACGGCCAGCGCCGGATCGTGCAGCACACGCGCCAAGGCGAAATCGGCGTCGATGAACAGCGCGTGGTGGTCACGCCGGCCACCTACGTGCGACAGGACGGCGACGTTGTCATTGAGGGCGCTGAGGCGTTGCGCCGATTTCTCGCGATCGACCGCTGA
- a CDS encoding response regulator transcription factor — translation MPSSPLPPSTTTRSTARDGTGPRILVVEDDDAIRVALERSFVGAGYAVRGVPDGEELEREVTGFSPALVVLDWMLPGRDGPALVEVVRRRSSAAIVMLTAREAVEDRLRGFDVGVDDYLAKPFVVEELLARVRVVLRRTGALSTTVTVDDLEVDEGAGRATRGGHDLPLTATEFRLVAFLAQHRDRVLSNAQILSQVWGYEEYADNLVQVHLSALRRKMEAHGPRLIHTERGLGYVMRAPRG, via the coding sequence GTGCCGTCCTCGCCCCTGCCGCCCTCCACCACGACCCGCAGCACGGCCCGTGACGGCACGGGGCCGCGGATCCTGGTCGTCGAGGACGACGACGCGATCCGGGTGGCCCTCGAGCGCTCCTTCGTCGGCGCCGGGTACGCGGTCCGCGGCGTGCCCGACGGCGAGGAGCTCGAGCGCGAGGTCACCGGGTTCTCGCCCGCGCTGGTGGTCCTCGACTGGATGCTGCCTGGGCGCGACGGGCCGGCGCTGGTCGAGGTCGTACGACGTCGCAGCAGCGCCGCGATCGTGATGCTGACCGCCCGCGAGGCCGTCGAGGACCGCCTGCGCGGGTTCGACGTGGGCGTCGACGACTACCTGGCGAAGCCGTTCGTGGTGGAGGAGCTGCTGGCGCGGGTACGTGTCGTCCTGCGTCGAACCGGCGCGCTCTCCACGACCGTCACCGTCGACGACCTCGAGGTCGACGAGGGCGCCGGTCGCGCCACCCGCGGCGGACACGACCTGCCGCTCACGGCCACCGAGTTCCGCCTCGTGGCCTTCCTGGCCCAGCACCGCGACCGAGTCCTGTCCAACGCCCAGATCCTCAGCCAGGTCTGGGGCTACGAGGAGTACGCCGACAACCTCGTGCAGGTCCACCTCAGCGCACTGCGGCGCAAGATGGAGGCCCACGGCCCGCGGTTGATCCACACCGAGCGCGGGCTCGGCTATGTCATGCGTGCCCCCCGTGGTTGA
- a CDS encoding alpha/beta hydrolase: MGLTIVTAVWAVFVALSWWSPIRAGRWGVAAFLLSVTVNEVPIVLLVVFVASLAAQVPTALTWNDWLPAALAGFVVVGLVWLQVRAASSWARLAAAMGMEPAKGGGWGVWAGGILLLFQRHRRGVRRHRNLAYGSEGRAHRLDVYRGSDQSQERPIVIHLHGGGFVQGGKSRESVVLLNQLAAHGWLCISANYLLRAAGVFPHSLVDAKHVIVWAKEHAAEYGADPTQIFLVGTSAGGHLALSAALTQNDPELQPNFEDRDTTVAGVVVLYGYLGPRTTDPSSSPAALVHPDAPPALMIHGSHDSMVASVGPRSVATALRDVSRAPVVWIELPHTQHNFDLFASVRARMVANATLTFLERVRTRG; encoded by the coding sequence ATGGGATTGACGATCGTGACGGCGGTCTGGGCGGTGTTCGTGGCACTGTCGTGGTGGTCTCCGATTCGGGCCGGGCGCTGGGGCGTCGCCGCCTTCCTGCTGTCAGTGACGGTGAATGAAGTCCCGATCGTTCTCCTGGTCGTCTTCGTGGCTTCGCTGGCCGCACAGGTGCCGACCGCGCTCACCTGGAACGACTGGCTCCCGGCAGCGCTGGCCGGGTTCGTCGTGGTCGGGCTGGTGTGGTTGCAGGTCCGTGCCGCCAGTTCTTGGGCCCGCCTTGCAGCGGCGATGGGGATGGAGCCCGCCAAGGGCGGTGGCTGGGGGGTGTGGGCCGGCGGGATCTTGTTGCTGTTCCAGCGTCATCGGCGCGGCGTTCGTCGTCACCGCAACCTGGCGTACGGCTCCGAGGGCCGAGCGCACCGGCTCGACGTCTACCGCGGGTCCGACCAGTCACAGGAGCGCCCGATCGTGATCCACCTGCACGGTGGTGGCTTCGTCCAGGGCGGCAAGAGTCGCGAGAGCGTGGTCCTGCTCAATCAGCTGGCCGCGCACGGGTGGTTGTGCATCAGTGCCAACTACCTGTTACGCGCCGCCGGGGTGTTTCCGCACTCCTTGGTGGATGCGAAGCACGTGATCGTCTGGGCGAAGGAGCATGCCGCCGAGTACGGCGCCGACCCCACCCAGATCTTCTTGGTCGGCACCTCCGCAGGTGGCCACCTTGCGCTTTCCGCAGCGCTGACCCAGAACGACCCTGAGCTCCAACCGAACTTCGAGGACCGCGACACCACGGTGGCGGGGGTGGTCGTCCTCTACGGCTACCTCGGCCCACGCACCACCGATCCATCCAGCTCGCCGGCCGCCCTGGTCCACCCAGATGCCCCGCCAGCGCTGATGATCCACGGATCCCACGACAGCATGGTGGCGTCTGTCGGACCTCGCTCGGTGGCCACCGCTCTGCGAGATGTCTCGCGCGCACCGGTGGTCTGGATCGAGTTGCCCCACACCCAGCACAACTTCGACCTCTTCGCCTCTGTCCGTGCCCGCATGGTTGCGAACGCCACCCTCACCTTCCTGGAACGGGTTCGGACACGGGGGTGA
- a CDS encoding cysteine hydrolase family protein: MSAEAPVVGCLIVVDMQRAFVEGAGASPHVLQLLPAVRQQLSAARRANALVVQLQNDGALGAPDEPGSWGWQLSLEPASTDVVIRKSEDSGFVGTNLHLLLQERSVTAVSVCGVMSEMCVAATARDAMRWGYEVVLAHDSHGTYPVPPYSSGESEVRAEDAARAAEWSLGDGITIPAHGTDVRFLAPAPGENCARML; this comes from the coding sequence ATGTCTGCGGAGGCGCCTGTCGTCGGATGTCTGATCGTGGTGGACATGCAAAGGGCCTTCGTCGAGGGTGCAGGCGCCTCACCGCACGTTCTGCAGCTGTTGCCTGCTGTCCGTCAGCAGCTTTCCGCCGCACGGCGGGCCAATGCGTTGGTCGTTCAACTGCAGAACGACGGTGCTCTTGGCGCACCAGATGAGCCAGGGTCCTGGGGCTGGCAGCTGTCGCTCGAGCCAGCGTCAACCGACGTTGTGATCCGGAAGAGCGAAGACAGCGGCTTCGTCGGTACGAACCTCCACCTGCTGCTCCAGGAGCGCAGCGTCACCGCAGTGTCCGTCTGCGGTGTCATGTCCGAGATGTGCGTCGCAGCGACCGCCAGAGACGCGATGCGGTGGGGATACGAGGTGGTGTTGGCGCACGACAGCCATGGGACCTACCCGGTCCCTCCGTACTCGTCGGGGGAATCCGAGGTGCGCGCCGAGGACGCCGCGCGTGCTGCTGAGTGGTCGCTCGGCGACGGCATCACCATCCCTGCCCACGGAACAGACGTCCGTTTCCTGGCGCCAGCTCCCGGCGAGAACTGCGCCCGGATGCTGTGA
- a CDS encoding HAMP domain-containing sensor histidine kinase, whose translation MVVTVLVAVMLLVLVAATALTLRERFDSQLRQRLLDRAAVATALDDQVEDRDLARRLEGEGVSVVLTTDGDQYREGPLADTVGLAPGEAAGTEDRTEVERGDPLPGPLGGPSPPSLPTPDEGVQESGDLLSVSADLDDGSTVLLLADAGEARATVRQVLVVLVAAALLVLLGTALVVPAVVGRALGPLDRITTVARSITGGDRDRRIRPQDPLTELGRTAAAFDDMLDAVVGAEERATTSEARLRDFVGDAAHELRTPVAGIQATAEHLLRDDPDRAAREAALLTLVRETRRAGRLVDDLLTMARVDRGLDLRRQAIDLVDLVDGVLAARRHAHPVATLRRAGSAASVEADPDRLAQVVGNLVDNALAATGDRGAVDVRVSRAGREVHVDVADDGPGVPEAERERVFERLVRLDARGPGSGLGLPISRGIARAHGGDLVCLPTPVGATGSGATFRLSLPDRTAAGS comes from the coding sequence GTGGTCGTCACCGTTCTGGTCGCGGTGATGCTGCTCGTGCTCGTCGCGGCGACCGCCCTGACCCTGCGGGAGCGGTTCGACTCCCAGCTGCGGCAGCGCCTGCTCGACCGCGCCGCCGTCGCCACCGCGCTCGACGACCAGGTCGAGGACCGTGACCTGGCCCGCCGACTCGAGGGTGAGGGCGTCTCGGTGGTGCTCACCACCGACGGGGACCAGTACCGCGAGGGACCGCTGGCGGACACCGTCGGGCTGGCCCCCGGTGAGGCCGCCGGAACGGAGGACAGGACCGAGGTCGAACGAGGGGACCCACTCCCCGGCCCGCTCGGTGGCCCCTCGCCCCCGTCCCTGCCCACCCCGGACGAGGGCGTCCAGGAGAGCGGCGACCTCCTGTCGGTCTCCGCGGACCTGGACGACGGCAGCACCGTGCTGTTGCTCGCCGATGCCGGTGAGGCCCGGGCGACGGTGAGGCAGGTGCTCGTCGTGCTGGTCGCTGCTGCGCTGCTCGTCCTGCTCGGCACCGCGCTGGTGGTCCCGGCGGTGGTCGGTCGTGCCCTTGGTCCGCTGGACCGCATCACCACCGTGGCCCGGTCGATCACCGGGGGTGACCGGGACCGTCGCATCCGGCCGCAGGACCCCCTGACCGAGCTCGGGCGGACCGCCGCGGCCTTCGACGACATGCTCGACGCGGTGGTCGGCGCCGAGGAACGCGCCACGACGTCCGAGGCCAGGCTGCGCGACTTCGTCGGCGACGCCGCCCACGAGCTGCGGACCCCGGTGGCGGGGATCCAGGCCACTGCGGAGCACCTGCTGCGCGACGACCCGGACCGCGCGGCCCGCGAGGCGGCGCTGTTGACCCTGGTCCGCGAGACCCGCAGGGCAGGGCGTCTGGTCGACGACCTGCTGACGATGGCCAGGGTGGACCGCGGGCTCGACCTGCGTCGACAGGCGATCGACCTGGTCGACCTCGTCGACGGGGTGCTGGCTGCCCGCCGGCACGCCCACCCGGTGGCGACCCTGCGTCGGGCAGGCTCGGCGGCGTCGGTCGAGGCAGATCCGGATCGGCTGGCGCAGGTCGTCGGCAACCTCGTCGACAACGCCCTGGCCGCGACAGGCGACCGGGGGGCGGTCGACGTTCGCGTGTCGCGGGCCGGGCGTGAGGTCCACGTCGACGTCGCGGATGACGGGCCGGGGGTGCCGGAGGCGGAGCGGGAACGCGTCTTTGAGCGGTTGGTACGCCTTGACGCGCGGGGGCCCGGCTCCGGGCTGGGACTGCCCATCTCGCGTGGGATCGCCCGCGCGCACGGCGGTGACCTCGTCTGTCTGCCGACGCCCGTGGGCGCCACCGGAAGCGGGGCGACGTTCAGGCTCTCGCTGCCGGACAGGACCGCAGCGGGCAGCTGA
- a CDS encoding VOC family protein, translating into MKAVEVITNLHTDDVEHAREFFQFLGLTDVGMNQGWVARFSSPDSDACVQVVTRDATAPEDSVMTIKVDDVDTAYDEAQRRGYEIVHPITDEVWGIRRFFVRSPDGHVINVAMHHP; encoded by the coding sequence ATGAAGGCAGTCGAGGTCATCACCAACCTGCACACCGACGACGTCGAGCACGCTCGGGAGTTCTTCCAGTTCCTCGGGCTGACCGACGTCGGCATGAACCAGGGCTGGGTGGCCCGGTTCAGCTCCCCGGACTCTGACGCGTGCGTCCAAGTCGTGACGCGCGACGCGACCGCACCGGAGGACTCCGTCATGACCATCAAGGTCGACGACGTCGACACGGCGTACGACGAGGCGCAACGACGCGGCTACGAGATCGTGCACCCGATCACCGACGAGGTCTGGGGCATCCGTCGCTTCTTCGTTCGGAGCCCCGACGGCCACGTCATCAACGTCGCCATGCATCACCCGTGA